In Maledivibacter sp., a single window of DNA contains:
- a CDS encoding sodium/proline symporter — translation MQGNFYTTIGLFIFLLAVILIGYWSSKKVKTSDDFYLGGDKIPGWGLALSERCSDMSGWLLIGVPGIAWQTGLSSIWIIVGAAGGAIFQWIVYSRPFMEGRKETGALTPVGLIAEKLPEDCKWVRLLPGIVTFVFYMGYIGSQFLAGGKVLNQTFGIDTTIGLLIVAIIIIIYSFVGGFMSVVWTDVLQSLLMVVTLTILPIILFAKVLADPSLSIMASLRSAGPEHASWLGGKSGAAAMVLLGANLSWFFANLGGYPHLDVRMMAINSEKDRKEGLITATIWSILTSVGAILIGLLARTLHGAPAALVADREMTLPFMVLQHTPAIIGGILLAGALAAMMSTADSQLLVAASAAAEDLYTKVFKKSETIDEKTLLKITRLATLIIGALGLGFAFTAKDFVYTLVSFSATGLFSAFGPAITLTFFWGKKVSKQGIIAAFIAGPLTTILWVSLGLTSIITVRLVAPPVGFIVAIAASLI, via the coding sequence ATGCAGGGGAATTTTTATACCACAATTGGACTATTTATATTTTTATTAGCAGTAATTCTTATAGGATATTGGTCATCTAAAAAGGTCAAAACTTCCGATGATTTTTATTTAGGTGGAGACAAGATACCGGGATGGGGCCTAGCATTATCAGAGCGCTGTTCAGATATGTCTGGATGGCTACTTATAGGGGTTCCGGGAATAGCATGGCAGACGGGATTATCAAGTATATGGATCATTGTAGGTGCTGCAGGTGGCGCAATATTTCAATGGATTGTGTACTCAAGACCATTTATGGAAGGTAGGAAAGAAACTGGAGCCTTGACACCAGTTGGACTTATAGCAGAGAAATTACCTGAAGACTGTAAATGGGTAAGATTGCTACCGGGAATAGTGACCTTTGTATTTTATATGGGATATATAGGATCACAGTTCTTAGCCGGTGGAAAAGTTTTGAATCAAACCTTCGGAATTGATACTACCATAGGATTACTAATTGTAGCAATAATTATAATTATTTATTCATTTGTGGGTGGATTTATGTCAGTTGTTTGGACTGATGTTTTACAATCTCTTCTTATGGTAGTCACTTTAACAATATTGCCTATAATTCTATTTGCTAAAGTATTAGCTGATCCGTCATTATCTATTATGGCATCCCTACGATCTGCAGGGCCTGAACATGCCTCCTGGCTGGGAGGTAAGAGTGGTGCAGCGGCGATGGTGCTGTTAGGTGCGAACCTAAGTTGGTTCTTCGCCAACCTAGGAGGATATCCTCACTTAGATGTAAGAATGATGGCCATTAATAGTGAGAAGGATAGAAAAGAAGGATTAATAACAGCAACAATTTGGAGCATATTAACTTCCGTAGGGGCCATACTTATAGGATTATTGGCAAGAACGCTTCATGGTGCCCCTGCTGCATTAGTTGCCGATAGAGAAATGACATTACCATTTATGGTGCTTCAGCACACTCCAGCAATTATAGGAGGTATATTATTAGCAGGGGCTTTAGCAGCTATGATGTCAACGGCAGATTCCCAATTACTTGTAGCGGCTTCAGCTGCGGCAGAGGATTTATACACTAAGGTATTTAAAAAATCAGAAACAATAGATGAAAAAACATTACTTAAGATTACAAGACTGGCCACTTTAATAATTGGGGCTTTAGGATTAGGTTTTGCATTCACAGCTAAAGATTTTGTTTATACTTTAGTTAGTTTTTCAGCTACTGGATTATTCTCAGCCTTTGGGCCAGCAATTACCTTAACATTCTTCTGGGGGAAAAAAGTTTCTAAGCAAGGAATTATTGCTGCATTTATAGCGGGGCCTTTAACTACCATATTATGGGTTAGTCTAGGACTCACATCAATTATAACAGTAAGATTAGTTGCCCCGCCAGTAGGATTTATTGTAGCAATTGCAGCATCTCTGATATGA